The Brevibacterium atlanticum genome segment ACTTCGCCTCGCAGTGGCCGAGGATGTATTCGACCTCCGGTGGGGCCAGGCGGGTGTTGAGCATGACGAGCACCCCGCCGGCCAGCGGGACCGCGTAGTGGGCGATGAGCGCCTCGGCGCTGTTGGGCGCGAGGACGGCCACCGTGTCGCCCTCTTTCAGGCCGCGGCGGACCAGCCCTTCGGCAAGGTTCTGAACGGTGTCGGCCATGTCCCGGTAGGTGAAGCGACGGGGCCCGTCGACGATCGCCTCGCGATCGGGGTGGGCTTCGAGGGAGCGCTCGAGGAAGCGCAACGGGGTCAGGGCGGTGTCCAATCCGGACATGGTGGGGCTCCTCATCGTCGGTGACCAGGGTCGGTGTTCGCGGCAGATGCACCGTGGTCGAACATCGGTCTGTACTCAGATTACCCACCGATTTTGTGACCCGGCACACCCACCCCGCCGAGGTGGCTATTCGCAAGCACCGAGGCGGCTATTCGCAGGCGATCCCGTCACCGTCGCGGTCGAGATGAGGCCCGTATCCGGGGTCACCGCGGTGGACGGGCGCGGCCCCGGCTTCACGGGCGGCGGTGCAGTTCTCGAACGGTGTCGAGCCGGAGCCCGCTCCCGATCCGGACGACGACCTCTTCGAGCCGTCGTTCGACGAGCCCGATCCTGACCCGGCACCCGAGCCTGTCGATCCGGACGTCGACGAGTCCGTTCCCGACGATTTCTTCGGCCCCGGATCGCTCTTCGTCGTCACGTTGTCACCCTCACCCGGTCCCGGCCAGTCGACATCCTCGGTGAAGGCGGGCTCGTCCTCGCAGTCGCCGAGCACGCGTTTCATCGCGGCCTTTTCCGGCTTGACCACCCAGAGGTCGTATTTGTGCTTGACCGCGATCTGTCGGGCGACGTACTCACAGCGGTAGGACTTGTTCGGCGGCAGCCAGGTCGCCGCATCGCCGTCGCCCTTCTGCCGGTTGAGACTCGAGCTCACCGCGAGCAGGTTGAGGGGATCATTGCCGAATTCCTTGAGCGTCTCCTCGTCGAACTTCGCCGCACCGGTCTGCCAGGCGTTCGACCGGGCGACCACGTGGTCGATGTCGACGGTGTTGGCGTTGCGGTCGAAGTCGTAGGTCTCGCCCTTATACGGATCAGCGATCGTGCCGGCCAGGACGATGCAACCCTGCGTGCCGGCCTTGAGTGTGATGTCCTTCAGGTCGCGGC includes the following:
- a CDS encoding GmrSD restriction endonuclease domain-containing protein, with the protein product MPTSPNSARSWTGRLQPTRTTDGRQIMPLTSSSRRALGALAAVLTLGLLTGCAEAAEPTIDTAAASTADPKPSQEAPEPSDGASAPAKSDDGDDVEDEGQAGSSAAGTASAMLDELDVKGRAPKTGYDGDLFKWRSDTDHNGCDTRNDVLRRDLKDITLKAGTQGCIVLAGTIADPYKGETYDFDRNANTVDIDHVVARSNAWQTGAAKFDEETLKEFGNDPLNLLAVSSSLNRQKGDGDAATWLPPNKSYRCEYVARQIAVKHKYDLWVVKPEKAAMKRVLGDCEDEPAFTEDVDWPGPGEGDNVTTKSDPGPKKSSGTDSSTSGSTGSGAGSGSGSSNDGSKRSSSGSGAGSGSTPFENCTAAREAGAAPVHRGDPGYGPHLDRDGDGIACE